One window of Trichoderma breve strain T069 chromosome 3, whole genome shotgun sequence genomic DNA carries:
- a CDS encoding glycosyl hydrolase family 1 domain-containing protein has product MLPKDFQWGFATAAYQIEGAIEKDGRGPSIWDTFCAIPGKIADGTSGVTACDSYNRTAEDIALLKSLGAKSYRFSISWSRIIPKGGRDDPVNQLGIDHYAQFVDDLLEAGITPFITLFHWDLPEELHQRYGGLLNRTEFPLDFENYARVMFKALPKVRNWITFNEPLCSAIPGYGSGTFAPGRQSTTEPWIVGHNLLVAHGRAVKVYRDEFKDLNDGQIGIVLNGDFTYPWDSSDPLDREAAERRLEFFTAWYADPIYLGDYPASMRKQLGDRLPEFTPEEKAFVLGSNDFYGMNHYTSNYIRHRTSPATADDTVGNVDVLFYNKEGQCIGPETQSSWLRPCPAGFRDFLVWISKRYNYPKIYVTENGTSLKGENDLPKEKILEDDFRVNYYNEYIRAMFTAATLDGVNVKGYFAWSLMDNFEWADGYVTRFGVTYVDYENGQQRFPKKSAKSLKPLFDELIAKE; this is encoded by the exons ATGTTGCCCAAGGACTTTCAGTGGGGTTTTGCGACGGCTGC CTACCAGATTGAGGGCGCCATCGAAAAGGACGGACGAGGCCCCAGCATCTGGGACACCTTTTGCGCCATCCCCGGCAAGATTGCCGATGGAACCTCCGGCGTCACGGCCTGCGACTCGTACAACCGCACCGCCGAGGACATTGCGCTGCTCAAGTCGCTTGGAGCAAAGTCCTAccgcttctccatctcctggTCCCGAATCATCCCCAAGGGCGGCCGCGACGACCCCGTGAACCAGCTGGGAATCGACCACTATGCCCAATTTGTTGACGACCTGCTGGAGGCGGGCATCACGCCCTTCATCACGCTGTTCCACTGGGATCTGCCCGAGGAGCTGCATCAGCGATATGGTGGCCTGCTGAACCGCACCGAGTTCCCGCTGGATTTCGAGAATTATGCGCGCGTCATGTTCAAGGCATTGCCCAAGGTGAGGAACTGGATCACCTTCAACGAGCCGCTCTGCTCTGCCATCCCCGGCTACGGTTCTGGCACTTTTGCCCCTGGCCGCCAGAGCACCACCGAGCCCTGGATCGTTGGTCACAACCTTCTTGTTGCCCACGGCCGTGCTGTCAAGGTTTACCGCGATGAGTTCAAGGACCTCAACGACGGCCAGATCGGCATCGTCCTCAATGGCGACTTTACGTACCCCTGGGACTCGTCTGATCCCCTCGACAGAGAGGCCGCCGAGAGGCGATTGGAGTTCTTCACGGCCTGGTATGCGGACCCCATCTACCTGGGCGACTACCCTGCCTCTATGCGCAAGCAGCTGGGCGACCGCCTGCCAGAGTTCACTCCCGAGGAGAAAGCCTTTGTCCTTGGCTCCAATGACTTCTACGGCATGAACCACTACACGTCCAACTACATCCGCCACCGCACCTCGCCCGCCACCGCAGACGACACCGTTGGCAACGTCGATGTGTTGTTCTACAACAAGGAGGGCCAGTGCATCGGCCCAGAGACGCAGTCCTCGTGGCTTCGTCCTTGTCCTGCCGGCTTCCGCGACTTCCTCGTGTGGATCAGCAAGCGTTACAATTACCCCAAGATCTACGTCACCGAGAACGGCACGAGTCTCAAGGGAGAGAACGACCTAcccaaggagaagattcTGGAGGATGATTTCCGCGTCAACTACTACAACGAGTATATCCGCGCCATGTTCACCGCCGCGACGCTGGACGGAGTGAACGTCAAGGGATACTTTGCCTGGTCGCTGATGGACAACTTTGAGTGGGCTGATGGCTATGTGACGAGATTTGGTGTGACTTATGTGGATTACGAGAATGGGCAGCAGCGATTCCCGAAGAAGAGCGCAAAGAGCTTGAAGCCCTTGTTTGACGAGTTGATTGCGAAGGAGTAA
- a CDS encoding AMP-binding enzyme domain-containing protein: MSGPPSRIRSILGHLIPHQTPPPHIHHLSPTFFLERAASIEPNAEAIYHITSNGAILHRTYQEFADRARGLAYYLKKHGFKRVGILAPNTPAFLEAIYGIPAAGAVIAPANYRLKPDDIAYIFEFAEVDSIIVDHEFVHLLDQFKEKHPKVPLIIDSDTDATEGQLCGPFDEAVLEGLNYDRATGNAGWAGLHAHATNEDDMIAIPFTSGTTSRPKGVVFTNRGSYLAAMGNIIESGLNQGRCKYLWTLPMFHAIGWTFPWAVVAVRGLNVCLRKIDYPLIWKLLKEQGITHFNAAPTVNTLLVAAKEAERLPHEVRVTVAASPPSGHLFEQMTNLNLIPVHVYGMTETYGPLTKCYVMPEWDDLPPQEKYAKMARQGHGFITSLPIRIVKQDQPGGVLVDVAKNGQEIGEIVFFGNICAKEYYKDPEATRKLFEGGGLHSGDLAVWHPDGSAQILDRAKDIIISGGENISSVALESMLVEHPDILEAGVVSVPDSHWGERPKAYVTVKEGKSLVGEDVINWAKHQSNISKFMVPREVEVVKELPKTSTGKIKKNDLRQWAKTGRKE; this comes from the exons atgtccGGGCCACCGTCTCGCATCCGCTCAATTCTCGGCCATCTCATTCCCCATCAAACTCCGCCTCCTCACATCCATCATCTGTCGCCAACATTCTTCCTCGAGCGCGCTGCATCCATTGAGCCGAATGCCGAGGCAATCTATCACATCACCTCTAACGGCGCCATCTTGCACCGCACCTACCAGGAATTCGCCGATCGCGCCAGAGGCTTGGCCTATTATCTGAAAAAGCACGGCTTCAAACGCGTTGGCATTCTCGCGCCCAACACGCCCGCTTTCCTTGAGGCTATCTACGGCATCCCGGCAGCTGGAGCAGTGATTGCGCCGGCCAATTACAGGCTGAAGCCGGACGACATTGCCTACATCTTTGAGTTTGCTGAGGTCGACAGCATCATTGTCGATCACGAGTTTGTTCATCTGTTGGATCAGTTCAAGGAGAAGCACCCAAAAGTTCCTCTAATTATTGATTCG GATACCGACGCCACAGAAGGCCAGCTCTGCGGACCTTTCGATGAGGCCGTACTAGAGGGACTCAACTATGATCGCGCCACGGGTAACGCAGGGTGGGCTGGGCTCCATGCGCATGCCACTAATGAGGATGATATGATTGCCATTCCCTTTACTTCTGGCACCACATCTCGGCCCAAAGGAGTCGTCTTCACTAACCGAGGTTCATATCTTGCCGCCATGGGCAACATCATTGAGTCTGGACTCAATCAAGGCCGCTGCAAGTACCTGTGGACGCTGCCTAT GTTCCACGCCATTGGATGGACTTTCCCATGGGCTGTTGTAGCGGTGCGCGGCTTGAATGTCTGCTTGCGAAAGATTGACTACCCTCTGATCTGGAAGCTCCTGAAAGAGCAAGGCATTACTCATTTCAACGCGGCTCCCACGGTCAACACTCTCTTGGTAGCAGCAAAGGAGGCCGAAAGACTCCCTCACGAAGTCCGAGTAACGGTTGCAGCCAGCCCGCCAAGTGGCCATCTCTTTGAGCAAATG ACCAACCTTAATCTTATTCCTGTCCATGTTTATGGAATGACAGAGACTTATGGGCCTCTCACAAAATGCTACGTCATGCCCGAATGGGATGATCTCCCACCGCAGGAGAAGTACGCCAAGATGGCTCGCCAGGGCCACGGCTTCATCACCAGCCTTCCCATCCGGATTGTCAAGCAAGATCAGCCCGGCGGAGTCCTGGTAGACGTGGCCAAGAACGGTCAAGAGATTGGCGAAATTGTCTTCTTTGGAAACATTTGCGCCAAGGAATACTACAAAGATCCCGAAGCAACACGGAAGCTCTTCGAGGGAGGCGGCCTGCACTCGGGCGACTTGGCAGTATGGCATCCGGATGGCAGTGCTCAAATTCTGGACCGTGCCAAggatatcatcatctctggTGGCGAAAACATCTCCTCGGTGGCATTGGAGAGCATGCTGGTCGAGCATCCCGACATTCTCGAAGCCGGCGTGGTATCGGTTCCAGACTCTCACTGGGGTGAGCGACCCAAGGCCTATGTCACCGTCAAGGAGGGTAAGAGCCTGGTTGGGGAAGATGTGATCAACTGGGCCAAGCACCAGAGCAACATTAGCAAGTTCATGGTGCCCAGAGAAGTCGAGGtggtcaaggagctgcccAAGACGAGCACGGGCAAGATTAAGAAGAATGACCTGCGGCAATGGGCCAAGACTGGGCGTAAGGAGTAA
- a CDS encoding vacuolar sorting protein 9 (VPS9) domain-containing protein, giving the protein MASQQSADTPPAARPSPDRLSSYSHQPSTASTASRETPKRAHTFHSPSPSEKHGDAGASAEAPDTFDTAENSDNDEPPEITRASIELDDLPIELITLTDSFVESLSAKVHSTPPNIAKLSQLFQEFYTTASSHIGTHISALASRQSPSLGSKDKSKAENEQQMITPEELANRKKARKALEAKRSLLEEAVERRLCEGIYDRIYRHRSTQDEAQDAKLRSKTAALSLVGIGPSDLGIDLGEVDAQTEKSTAERTEIIRGQLESARKDLVRMGESRYPLGKLNRLKAAHKSIVDTLAQFHPSASADEIMPMLIYTLITLPPEHLNVISDLNFIQSFRWEQKLTGEEAYCLTNLEAAISFLQTVDLATLREDERPSGPVKTPGQPATPRVETFPPAYSQGLTTSPQSTSAVNTENATAPKPESSPSLKPASTVKNRRLSDLINTPTQAFGAASDAVFTTADQGLKTISNSLGESYSFLLGKLKERQEDPKEPIAVPKTLDDARKLVSTPPPEDEDTTISLAAAAADTDQVKPQNGRDDRVLSIIGGRRDHSTDSARSGRSASSSKKVLFAAEDAKAGAASPAPAQPAMLDQMRNLGNTFNPMARLSGISLVRGFGRSVSTPVVTPPKDAKDATKDSKDKDSKDAKDGVKPTDGGDLATAFPDIAGILPPKEIPKISPPNKRFMELQNPGDLRLSEVLDLLKDYRRLAGALKNMGAFEDK; this is encoded by the exons ATGGCTTCTCAGCAATCCGCCGACACTCCCCCCGCAGCTCGACCAAGCCCAGACAGACTCTCCTCCTACTCACATCAACCAAGTACGGCTTCTACAGCCAGCCGTGAAACCCCCAAGAGAGCACATACTTTCCACTCCCCTTCGCCTTCCGAAAAGCATGGAGATGCCGGAGCCAGCGCCGAGGCTCCCGACACATTTGACACTGCCGAGAATTCCGACAACGATGAGCCTCCTGAGATCACGCGAGCATCCATTGAGCTTGACGATCTACCAATCGAGCTAATTACCTTGACTGATAg CTTCGTCGAATCACTCTCTGCCAAAGTCCACTCCACTCCGCCGAATATCGCCAAGCTATCCCAGCTTTTTCAAGAATTCTATACTACAGCATCTTCTCATATTGGCACCCATATTAGCGCCCTCGCCTCGCGCCAAAGCC CCTCGTTGGGCTCAAAAGACAAATCAAAGGCAGAAAATGAACAGCAGATGATTACACCCGAAGAGCTAGCAAATAGAAAGAAGGCAAGGAAAGCTCTAGAGGCGAAACGAAGTTTGCTCGAGGAGGCCGTTGAAAGGAGGCTCTGCGAGGGTATATACGACCGAATTTATCGCCACAGGAGTACACAGGATGAGGCTCAGGATGCAAAGCTTAGATCCAAGACCGCCGCATTGTCCCTCGTTGGCATTGGCCCTTCAGACCTCGGGATAGACTTGGGTGAAGTGGACGCCCAAACCGAAAAATCAACCGCCGAGAGGACAGAAATTATCCGTGGTCAGCTTGAGTCTGCCAGAAAAGACCTAGTTCGAATGGGCGAGTCAAGGTATCCTCTTGGGAAACTAAACCGTCTCAAGGCAGCGCATAAGAGCATCGTCGATACACTTGCTCAGTTTCATCCTTCAGCCTCTGCGGATGAAATCATGCCGATGCTTATTTACACACTCATCACGCTCCCCCCTGAACACCTCAACGTTATCAGCGACCTCAATTTCATCCAAAGCTTTCGATGGGAGCAAAAACTGACGGGTGAAGAGGCATACTGCCTTACAAACCTCGAGGCTGCCATCAGCTTCCTGCAAACGGTTGATCTTGCAACTTtgagagaagacgagcgcCCATCAGGGCCGGTCAAGACCCCGGGGCAACCCGCAACTCCTAGAGTGGAAACATTCCCACCAGCATACTCACAGGGACTTACAACTTCACCGCAGAGTACATCTGCAGTCAACACTGAAAATGCTACCGCTCCAAAGCCCGAATCATCACCCAGCCTCAAGCCAGCTTCGACTGTCAAGAACCGGAGACTGAGCGACTTGATCAACACACCCACCCAGGCATTTGGTGCCGCTAGTGATGCCGTTTTTACCACAGCCGATCAAGGACTCAAAACCATCTCAAACAGTCTGGGCGAGAGTTATAGTTTCCTTCTCGGCAAGCTTAAGGAGCGTCAAGAGGATCCCAAGGAGCCCATTGCCGTCCCAAAGACCCTAGACGATGCTCGCAAGCTTGTTAGCACCCCACCTcccgaagatgaagacactACCATCTCCttagcagcggcagcggcagatACAGATCAAGTCAAACCCCAAAATGGACGGGATGATCGTGTATTAAGCATAATTGGCGGCCGTCGCGATCATAGCACAGACAGCGCCCGCAGTGGTCGCAGCGCGAGCTCCTCTAAAAAGGTGCTCTTTGCAGCAGAGGATGCAAAAGCCGGCGCCGCCTCTCCTGCACcagctcagccagccatgcTGGACCAAATGCGAAACTTGGGCAACACATTCAACCCCATGGCCCGACTCTCcggcatcagcctcgtccgAGGCTTTGGCCGAAGTGTATCCACCCCCGTTGTCACTCCTCCCAAGGACGCAAAGGACGCCACCAAGGatagcaaagacaaagactcGAAAGATGCAAAGGACGGCGTGAAGCCAActgatggaggagatttgGCAACT GCATTCCCCGACATCGCAGGCATCCTACCACCGAAAGAAATCCCCAAAATCAGCCCTCCCAATAAACGGTTCATGGAGCTTCAGAATCCGGGCGATCTGAGGCTCAGTGAGGTATTAGATCTGCTAAAGGACTATCGTCGCCTTGCTGGCGCCCTGAAGAACATGGGCGCCTTTGAGGACAAATAA
- a CDS encoding cation transport protein domain-containing protein — translation MFDDTRAFIAAQIKGAKPAFVSKTPHFNFITVHYFWIIFATLLSGILIYAGGKGELHFIDALMFGSGANTQAGLNPVDVNNLNGFQQSWIYTFSLLSNPITLHTCVVFLRLYWFEKRFQNWAKEARMRRRTLSKSKSKARNDLSQLENGLGVNGRHITIVPRGDKANRITNDVSDDLHKSVSLDDIDPLDQPRQKDTSRAIPDGNDSAPSPQPDNPPYLTTAITFADTVKRSDGLGSDPTKFPQRRPNAEHIAILERQRNQDNEVLRIPGPRETERGLGPRRLEEDDQQEEEDRQIARQRTIEFRNDEPSGIHGRQPTITIAEPEHHKRDELKDDVAAAGNVVDSLRFRRPRFFNRSQDKLHEDGEEPRHERSRTPHPHPVRTRTMDTIRSALTREKVDDMPYLSYTPTMGRNSNFLGLTLEQREELGGIEYRALRTLALVLLFYFWMFHILAVVCLLPYILHNQHYGNVLTADDIGKTWWAFWTANVAFMDVGFTLTPDSMNSFATSEWVLMAMWFFIIIGNTGFPVMLRFMIWVASKLTPRGTGLWEEFRFLLDHPRRCFTLLFPSNANWWLFWILVLLNVIDLVFFIVLDLGAEPITAYPLRNRVVIGLFQAASTRTAGFSAVSMSELHPAMPVLYMIMMYISVFPIAISIRRTNVYEEKSLGVYRDRDSEDAEEASALDYVGTHLRRQLSFDLCAYGTVGLSMGVPGVNASLCSQFSVVGKLIIVAMQIRGRHRGLPYGLDRAVILPSEARLKKEQEESEAALARTNTAVSTGATSALQRHVTTGRSRSRSRDRANGSLITQLLHPGPVVPPDPFLRPRGRSVEGHQRSMSADVTGALPEPAGAHLHPSIEEDDELHQLSSNDFPHKPRRIESSAF, via the exons ATGTTTGACGACACTCGCGCCTTTATCGCGGCGCAGATTAAGGGCGCTAAACCCGCCTTTGTATCAAAAACACCACATTTTAACTTTATCACCGTACATT ATTTTTGGATTATTTTCGCAACATTGCTTAGCGGCATTCTCATATATGCTGGTGGCAAAGGAGAGCTTCATTTTATTGATGCTCTCATGTTCGGCAGTGGTGCAAATACACAAGCCGGCCTTAATCCTGTTGATGTCAACAATCTCAATGGATTTCAGCAGTCATGGATCTACACCTTTTCTCTGCTCTCAAATCCCATCACACTACACACATGTGTTGTGTTCCTCAGGCTTTACTGGTTTGAGAAACGTTTCCAGAATTGGGCTAAAGAAGCTCGGATGCGTCGCCGAACTCTCAGTAAATCCAAATCAAAGGCAAGAAATGACTTGAGCCAGCTTGAAAATGGCCTCGGCGTGAATGGGAGACACATCACTATTGTGCCACGAGGCGACAAGGCAAACCGAATTACCAATGATG TGTCTGACGACTTGCACAAGAGCGTTTCTCTTGATGACATTGACCCTCTAGATCAACCTCGTCAAAAGGACACATCTCGTGCAATTCCGGATGGAAATGACTCTGCGCCTAGTCCTCAACCAGACAACCCGCCTTACCTCACAACCGCCATCACATTTGCCGATACTGTTAAGAGGAGTGATGGCTTGGGAAGCGACCCTACCAAGTTTCCTCAACGACGCCCTAATGCCGAACATATTGCCATCCTTGAGAGGCAGCGAAATCAGGACAATGAGGTCCTCCGCATTCCCGGGCCGCGGGAAACTGAAAGAGGCCTAGGACCTCGCcgtcttgaagaagatgaccaacaggaagaagaagatcgcCAAATTGCTCGCCAGAGGACTATTGAATTTCGTAATGACGAGCCCAGCGGCATTCACGGCCGGCAACCGACTATTACCATTGCCGAGCCTGAGCATCATAAGCGAGACGAACTCAAAGATGACGTTGCAGCTGCCGGCAACGTCGTTGATAGCCTAAGGTTCCGAAGGCCGCGCTTTTTCAACAGATCACAAGATAAGTTACACGAAGACGGCGAAGAACCCAGACACGAAAGGTCAAGGACTCCGCATCCACACCCTGTACGAACCAGAACAATGGACACTATTCGCTCCGCCTTGACTCGAGAGAAGGTAGACGACATGCCGTATCTTAGTTATACGCCCACCATGGGACGCAACTCAAATTTCCTCGGCCTGACCCTGGAACAGCGTGAGGAGCTCGGCGGCATCGAATACCGCGCGCTGAGAACTTTGGCTTTGGTGTTGCTGTTTTACTTTTGGATGTTCCACATCTTGGCGGTCGTCTGTTTGCTTCCTTACATTCTTCATAATCAGCATTACGGAAACGTTCTCACGGCTGACGACATTGGCAAGACATGGTGGGCGTTTTGGACAGCCAACGTAGCCTTTATGGATGTGGGATTTACCCTGACTCCGGACAGCATGAACTCATTTGCAACTTCCGAATGGGTCTTGATGGCTATGTGGTTCTTCATCATTATTGGAAACACTGGTTTCCCCGTCATGTTACGTTTCATGATCTGGGTCGCTTCTAAACTTACGCCTCGAGGCACTGGCCTTTGGGAAGAGTTCAGATTTTTACTTGACCATCCCCGTCGGTGCTTTACTTTGCTCTTTCCATCCAATGCCAATTGGTGGCTGTTTTGGATTCTCGTCTTGCTCAACGTTATTGACCTTGTATTCTTCATTGTCCTTGAT CTCGGAGCCGAACCCATCACTGCTTACCCGCTTAGGAACCGCGTTGTTATTGGCCTCTTCCAAGCTGCCTCAACCCGAACCGCTGGCTTCTCGGCAGTCAGCATGTCAGAACTTCACCCTGCCATGCCGGTTCTATATATGATAATGATGTATATATCCGTGTTCCCCATTGCCATTTCTATCCGACGAACGAACGTCTACGAGGAGAAGTCTCTGGGCGTGTATCGCGACCGAGATAGCgaggatgctgaagaagcaagCGCTCTTGATTATGTGGGAACGCACTTGCGACGTCAACTTTCTTTCGACTTGTG TGCCTACGGAACCGTGGGCCTAAGCATGGGCGTGCCCGGTGTCAATGCCTCTCTCTGTTCACAGTTTTCCGTTGTCGGCAAGCTGATCATCGTGGCCATGCAAATCCGTGGTCGACATCGCGGTCTGCCATACGGCCTTGATCGCGCTGTCATTCTTCCGAGCGAAGCCCGCTTGAAAAAGGAACAGGAAGAATCCGAAGCCGCCCTCGCCCGGACAAACACTGCGGTATCTACTGGTGCTACCTCAGCTCTGCAGCGACATGTAACTACGGGACGAAGCCGGAGCAGGAGTCGTGACAGGGCCAACGGCAGCCTGATAACACAACTACTCCACCCGGGACCGGTCGTTCCGCCAGATCCATTCCTGCGACCAAGGGGAAGATCGGTGGAGGGACACCAGAGGAGCATGTCTGCGGATGTGACTGGCGCTTTGCCAGAACCCGCGGGCGCTCACTTACACCCCTCAatagaggaagatgacgaattGCACCAATTGTCGAGCAACGACTTCCCACACAAGCCGAGACGGATAGAGTCCTCCGCCTTTTAG